The Nitrospira sp. genome contains a region encoding:
- the zwf gene encoding glucose-6-phosphate dehydrogenase yields MKERTVEPHLFVILGATGDLTRRKLLPALFHLRTYGELEKHNTLIVGAALPELSEEAFRLWAYEGLCSSGARNAPDLRQWCEDHVLYHTLREGTVADYEALAKCIARLEVERNLPQNRIFYLALPPTIVPSTLELLDQTGLLKSHGWVRVVFEKPFGHDFRSARALNTLLHRHLDEAQIYRIDHYLGKETVQNLLAFRFANPIFESLWNRDTVESVEITVAEDLGVEHRGAYYQEAGALRDMVQNHLTQLLTVVGMEVPTSFEASEIQAEKLKVLRSIQPINPQDVIFGQYTEWNVAGQRISGYREEPGVSPDSTTDTYVALKLEIHNWRWRGVPFFLRTGKRLPRKITQVAVTFRPAPIQVFRSLEPGSLNPNKLLITLQPSEGFSLCFSVKTPGRPFKFTDRALRFDYGQAFGGELPEAYETLLRDVMIGDQTLFVTADFTETAWRLYDPVLAGPRPVHFYTAGSWGPKEADALVERDGQSWQLGW; encoded by the coding sequence ATGAAAGAACGAACCGTGGAGCCGCATCTGTTCGTCATTCTGGGAGCGACGGGTGATCTGACGCGGCGGAAACTCCTGCCTGCGCTCTTTCACTTACGCACCTACGGCGAGCTCGAAAAGCACAATACGCTCATTGTCGGCGCCGCGTTGCCGGAGCTCAGTGAAGAGGCCTTCCGTCTCTGGGCCTATGAAGGGCTGTGCAGCTCCGGCGCCCGTAACGCCCCGGATTTACGCCAGTGGTGCGAAGATCATGTGCTCTACCACACCCTCCGCGAAGGCACCGTGGCGGACTACGAAGCCCTGGCCAAATGTATCGCCCGTCTCGAAGTCGAGCGGAATCTTCCTCAAAATCGGATTTTCTATCTGGCGCTTCCTCCGACGATCGTCCCTTCGACCCTGGAGCTGCTCGATCAAACCGGGTTGCTCAAAAGTCATGGATGGGTGCGTGTGGTCTTTGAAAAGCCGTTCGGTCACGATTTTCGTTCGGCGCGCGCGCTCAATACCCTCCTGCATCGCCACCTCGACGAAGCGCAGATTTATCGCATCGACCATTACTTGGGCAAGGAGACCGTACAAAACTTGCTGGCCTTCCGTTTTGCCAATCCCATTTTCGAATCGCTGTGGAATCGGGATACGGTCGAAAGTGTGGAAATCACCGTTGCCGAAGATCTCGGGGTCGAGCATCGAGGAGCCTATTATCAGGAAGCCGGCGCGCTTCGCGACATGGTGCAGAATCATTTAACGCAACTATTGACCGTCGTTGGGATGGAGGTGCCGACTTCCTTCGAAGCGTCCGAGATCCAAGCCGAAAAACTCAAAGTCTTGCGCTCCATTCAGCCGATCAATCCTCAAGACGTGATCTTCGGGCAATACACCGAGTGGAACGTCGCCGGCCAGCGGATTTCGGGATACCGGGAAGAACCGGGTGTGTCTCCGGATTCCACAACCGATACCTATGTGGCGTTGAAGTTGGAGATCCACAATTGGCGCTGGAGAGGCGTGCCGTTTTTTCTGAGAACCGGCAAACGGCTTCCGCGCAAAATCACGCAAGTGGCCGTCACCTTTCGTCCGGCTCCCATTCAAGTCTTCCGATCATTGGAGCCGGGCAGTCTGAACCCCAACAAGCTGCTGATCACCCTCCAGCCGAGTGAAGGATTCTCTCTCTGTTTCTCCGTGAAAACTCCGGGACGGCCGTTCAAGTTCACCGATCGCGCGTTGCGGTTTGACTATGGCCAGGCATTCGGCGGCGAACTCCCGGAAGCCTATGAGACGCTGTTGCGAGATGTGATGATCGGCGACCAAACGTTGTTCGTCACGGCGGACTTCACGGAAACGGCCTGGCGACTCTACGACCCGGTCTTGGCGGGCCCCCGGCCCGTGCATTTTTACACGGCCGGATCTTGGGGGCCCAAAGAAGCGGATGCTCTCGTGGAACGGGACGGCCAGAGCTGGCAATTGGGCTGGTAG
- a CDS encoding MFS transporter: MPVHPDPPITTNIPQRMDRLPWSRWHWLVVGALGVTWLLDGLEVSIVAALGPMLTHPDALHLTQSEVGLTASAYLAGSVVGALIFSYLTDRQGRKKWFMITLALYLAATVLTAFSWDLMSFMFFRFLTGAGIGGEYAAINSAIDELIPARNRGHTDLAINGTWWLGAAAGALLTLLLLNPAIFPESIGWRLCFVFGAVLGVAIIMVRRLIPESPRWLMTHGRIQEAEATVSQIERHVTQNRRTALSEPQGSITLRTRPHATIGTVARELFRSYPRRTALGIGLMVTQSFMYNAVSFTYPLVLTKYYGVLSSDIGFYILPFALGNFMGPLLLGRLFDTVGRKTMISLTYGIAGILLGLTGYLFWMESLTLATHMMIWSSIFFFASAGASAAYLTVSEVFPMEIRAMAIAFFFIVAQGAGVAAPWLYGMLVESSATSVFFGYLLGGGMMLVGAAIELWLGVNAEGRSLEQLATPLSARSSP; the protein is encoded by the coding sequence ATGCCTGTCCATCCCGATCCCCCGATCACGACGAATATCCCTCAACGAATGGATCGATTGCCCTGGTCGCGCTGGCACTGGCTGGTTGTCGGAGCGCTGGGAGTCACCTGGTTGCTCGATGGGCTTGAAGTGTCCATCGTCGCTGCTCTCGGTCCGATGCTGACTCATCCCGACGCGTTACATCTCACGCAATCGGAAGTAGGACTCACGGCTTCCGCCTATTTGGCCGGGTCAGTCGTCGGCGCGTTGATTTTTTCGTATCTCACCGATCGGCAAGGCAGAAAAAAATGGTTCATGATCACGCTGGCGCTCTATCTGGCGGCGACGGTGCTGACGGCCTTCTCGTGGGACCTCATGAGCTTTATGTTCTTCCGGTTTTTGACCGGGGCCGGCATCGGCGGCGAGTACGCCGCCATCAATTCGGCGATCGACGAATTGATTCCCGCCCGAAATCGAGGCCATACCGATTTGGCGATCAACGGGACCTGGTGGCTGGGCGCGGCGGCGGGCGCGTTGCTGACGCTGCTGTTGCTGAATCCGGCGATCTTTCCTGAATCCATCGGCTGGCGGCTGTGCTTTGTCTTCGGCGCCGTGCTGGGGGTGGCCATCATCATGGTGCGGCGCCTCATTCCGGAAAGCCCGCGCTGGCTGATGACCCACGGCCGGATTCAGGAGGCGGAGGCCACTGTGTCCCAGATCGAACGGCACGTGACACAGAATCGACGAACAGCGCTGTCAGAGCCGCAGGGCTCGATTACGCTCCGGACTCGTCCTCATGCGACGATCGGGACGGTGGCCCGGGAACTCTTCCGGTCATATCCGCGGCGGACGGCCTTGGGCATAGGGCTGATGGTCACTCAATCGTTCATGTACAACGCGGTATCGTTTACCTATCCGCTTGTGCTGACCAAATACTACGGCGTGCTCAGCAGCGACATCGGCTTCTACATTCTTCCCTTCGCGCTCGGCAATTTCATGGGGCCGTTGCTGTTGGGGCGGTTGTTCGATACGGTCGGCCGCAAGACGATGATCAGCCTCACCTACGGCATTGCCGGCATCCTTCTGGGCCTGACGGGCTATTTATTTTGGATGGAGTCTCTGACGCTTGCCACGCACATGATGATTTGGTCGTCGATTTTCTTTTTTGCGTCGGCCGGGGCCAGCGCCGCCTATCTGACGGTGAGCGAGGTGTTTCCGATGGAGATCCGCGCGATGGCGATCGCCTTCTTCTTCATCGTCGCGCAAGGGGCCGGCGTGGCCGCGCCGTGGCTTTATGGGATGCTCGTCGAGTCATCGGCCACGAGCGTGTTTTTCGGCTATCTCTTGGGCGGCGGCATGATGCTGGTCGGCGCCGCGATTGAGCTGTGGCTGGGGGTGAATGCGGAGGGCCGGTCGCTCGAGCAGCTGGCGACACCGTTGTCGGCCCGAAGTTCCCCTTGA
- a CDS encoding TerC family protein, translating to MFDWMTNSEMWIALGTLTALEIVLGIDNIIFISVLVARLPQEQRDLARRVGLGLAMIARLGLLFSISLMMGLTAPLFTALNQAISGRDLILILGGLFLLAKATHEIHESLEGTDEHETSSAPTGLGMMLFQITLLDIVFSLDSVITAVGLVNEVSVMAIAIIGAVVVMMFAARPIGEFVDAHPTIKILALSFLILVGVTLMVEGFDVHVPKGYIYFAMAFSVAVEMINLRIRARPASPRKLHNRYSRGNTASSVQDH from the coding sequence ATGTTCGATTGGATGACCAATTCCGAGATGTGGATCGCCCTTGGCACGCTGACCGCCCTCGAAATTGTCCTTGGGATCGACAACATCATCTTTATCTCCGTTCTCGTCGCCCGGCTTCCCCAGGAGCAACGAGACTTGGCGCGCCGTGTCGGACTGGGACTTGCGATGATCGCTCGATTGGGCTTGTTATTCTCGATTTCTTTGATGATGGGACTGACGGCTCCCCTGTTCACCGCGCTGAATCAAGCGATTTCTGGACGAGATCTCATCCTCATCCTCGGCGGACTGTTCCTGCTCGCCAAGGCGACGCATGAGATTCATGAGAGCTTGGAAGGCACCGATGAACACGAGACTTCCTCGGCTCCGACCGGGTTGGGAATGATGTTGTTTCAGATTACGCTGCTGGATATCGTCTTCTCGTTGGATTCCGTCATCACGGCCGTCGGCCTGGTGAATGAAGTTTCCGTGATGGCCATCGCGATCATCGGAGCCGTGGTCGTCATGATGTTTGCCGCGCGGCCGATCGGCGAATTCGTCGATGCTCATCCCACGATCAAGATCCTCGCCCTCTCGTTCCTCATTTTGGTCGGAGTGACACTGATGGTGGAAGGATTCGACGTGCACGTGCCGAAAGGGTACATTTACTTCGCGATGGCCTTTTCAGTCGCCGTTGAGATGATCAACCTGCGAATCCGCGCGCGCCCTGCATCACCCCGCAAACTGCATAACAGATACTCGCGCGGCAACACGGCCTCCTCCGTTCAAGACCACTGA
- a CDS encoding sigma-54-dependent Fis family transcriptional regulator, with translation MIGTSPAICAVFDLIRKVSATEMPVLLTGETGTGKELSAQAIHTRSQRKHGPFVPINCGAIPETLLESELFGHERGAFTGAVQQKRGKLETAAGGTLFLDEVGDLLPALQVKLLRFLQGGTFERVGGQETLRVDARIIAATNVDLKAAIDQNRFREDLYYRLGVLHIHLPPLRDRGEDLLLMAMVFLKRAAAIYRKSIRGYSAQAIDAMRAHAWPGNVRELSNRVRRAVVMGEGDEITPRDLDLTPEVLQREGKDALDSLRTAHRRIEVELLVRAISVHRGNLTRIARDLEVSRSTLYRKLRTYGLEKLVPAATRSSSVSNTGRTRVARPTTQESDAGLPQYAPAGAPLESGH, from the coding sequence ATGATAGGCACGAGTCCGGCGATCTGCGCCGTCTTTGATCTGATCCGTAAAGTATCGGCCACCGAGATGCCCGTGCTGTTGACCGGTGAGACCGGGACAGGCAAGGAACTGAGCGCCCAAGCTATTCACACCCGCAGCCAACGAAAACACGGGCCGTTCGTGCCGATCAATTGCGGAGCCATCCCGGAAACGTTACTAGAATCCGAACTCTTCGGCCATGAACGCGGGGCCTTTACGGGGGCCGTGCAGCAAAAGAGAGGCAAACTGGAAACGGCGGCCGGCGGCACCTTGTTTCTGGATGAGGTCGGTGATTTGTTACCCGCCTTGCAGGTCAAGCTGCTTCGGTTTCTGCAGGGAGGCACGTTTGAGCGGGTCGGGGGCCAGGAGACGCTCCGCGTCGATGCCCGAATCATTGCCGCGACCAATGTCGATCTAAAGGCCGCCATCGATCAGAATCGCTTTCGGGAGGACCTCTATTATCGGCTCGGCGTGCTGCATATTCATCTCCCGCCGCTTCGGGACCGAGGAGAGGACTTGCTCCTCATGGCCATGGTCTTTCTCAAGCGGGCCGCGGCGATCTATCGTAAGTCGATCCGTGGTTATTCAGCCCAGGCCATCGACGCAATGCGCGCCCATGCCTGGCCCGGCAACGTGCGTGAGCTCAGCAATCGAGTCCGGCGGGCCGTGGTCATGGGAGAGGGAGACGAGATTACGCCGCGGGATTTGGATCTGACCCCGGAGGTTCTTCAACGGGAAGGAAAAGATGCGCTCGATTCATTGCGTACGGCTCACCGCCGAATCGAGGTGGAGTTGCTTGTGCGGGCGATCAGCGTCCATCGCGGCAATTTGACCCGGATCGCGCGCGACCTGGAGGTGAGTCGCTCGACTCTGTACCGGAAACTGCGCACCTATGGGCTCGAAAAACTGGTTCCTGCCGCCACACGATCATCGTCCGTGAGCAATACCGGACGTACGAGAGTCGCGAGACCTACCACGCAAGAGAGTGACGCTGGGCTGCCTCAATATGCACCCGCGGGCGCTCCCCTTGAATCGGGGCATTAA
- a CDS encoding hemerythrin domain-containing protein, translated as MPFNEATSAGPVTRFLMDDHRRLEALLQSAVLSTGRVKQGAYDQFRAGLLRHIGMEEKILLPAAQRLGGGEPLSIAGQLRLDHGAIVALLMPTPTAGIIATLQTILMKHNVIEEGPGGLYEVCDKLVGGESEHVIAKLRAAPEPAVLPHSDTPAVLGAVRRALERAGHEYPIESSAS; from the coding sequence ATGCCATTCAATGAAGCGACCTCGGCCGGACCTGTGACCCGTTTTCTGATGGACGATCACCGACGATTGGAGGCGCTGCTTCAATCGGCCGTTTTGTCCACGGGGCGCGTGAAGCAAGGAGCGTATGATCAGTTTAGAGCCGGGCTGCTGCGTCACATCGGCATGGAAGAAAAGATCCTCCTGCCGGCGGCTCAGCGGCTCGGTGGCGGGGAACCGCTTTCGATTGCTGGACAACTCCGTCTGGACCACGGAGCGATCGTGGCTCTGCTCATGCCGACTCCCACGGCCGGTATCATCGCCACGCTGCAGACGATCTTGATGAAACACAATGTCATTGAGGAAGGGCCGGGAGGATTGTACGAGGTGTGCGACAAGTTGGTAGGTGGTGAGAGCGAACACGTGATCGCCAAGCTTCGCGCCGCTCCTGAGCCGGCGGTGCTCCCGCATTCCGATACGCCGGCGGTCCTTGGGGCCGTCCGCCGCGCCTTGGAGCGAGCCGGTCATGAATATCCCATAGAGTCTTCGGCCTCGTAA
- a CDS encoding peptide chain release factor 3: MTTEATLQGELTAATGRRRTFAIISHPDAGKTTLTEKFLLYSGLIRTAGMVRGRKGGKATASDWMGMEQERGISITASAMQFPYKGAVINLLDTPGHQDFSEDTYRTLTAADSAIMVIDAAKGVETQTRKLFAVCRLRKIPVLTLINKMDLPGRPPLDLMTEVEQALDIHASAVNWPIGSGSDFVGIVTREDSRVQLFSKTMHGGATKVDTNILPLAELHSNGRVSQETMAQVQHDLELLDIAGNPFTREQFLRGEVTPVFFASALTNFGIETFLDAFVDLAPSPGARSADRDDGTELSVDPIEMPFSAYVFKLQANMNPKHRDSTAFLRVCSGRFERDMVVKHHRLGRDIRLARPHSLVAQERSTVEEAYPGDIIGIINPGVFAIGDTVSATGGFNFKPLPQFQPEIFARLRPTDVGKRKAFDKGLSQMAQEGTVQIMRSLHDEALIAAVGRLQFDVLQYRLRYEYRVETVLDALPFTCSAWLDGDLATFKPPSASMVVKDQRDRVVVLFGDQLMKTIARDRNPDHTLRDMG, from the coding sequence ATGACGACTGAGGCCACGCTACAGGGCGAACTGACCGCCGCCACCGGGCGAAGGCGAACCTTCGCCATCATCAGCCACCCGGATGCGGGCAAGACGACCTTGACGGAAAAATTTCTTCTCTATTCCGGCCTGATCCGAACCGCCGGGATGGTGCGCGGGCGAAAGGGCGGGAAGGCCACCGCATCGGATTGGATGGGAATGGAGCAGGAGCGTGGCATTTCGATCACGGCGTCTGCCATGCAGTTTCCCTACAAAGGAGCCGTGATCAACCTGCTCGACACGCCCGGCCACCAGGATTTTTCTGAAGATACCTACCGCACGCTGACGGCGGCGGACAGCGCCATCATGGTGATCGATGCGGCCAAAGGGGTTGAAACTCAGACGCGCAAACTCTTTGCCGTGTGTCGCTTGCGGAAAATTCCGGTCTTGACCTTGATCAACAAGATGGATTTGCCGGGGCGCCCTCCGCTGGACCTGATGACGGAGGTGGAGCAGGCGCTGGACATTCACGCCAGCGCCGTCAATTGGCCGATCGGGTCGGGCAGCGATTTCGTCGGTATTGTGACCCGCGAGGACAGCCGGGTGCAGTTGTTCAGCAAGACGATGCACGGTGGAGCGACCAAAGTGGACACGAACATCCTGCCGCTGGCCGAGCTGCACTCAAACGGCCGGGTATCCCAAGAGACGATGGCGCAAGTTCAACATGATCTTGAGCTTTTGGATATCGCCGGCAACCCCTTCACGCGGGAGCAGTTTCTCCGCGGGGAAGTCACGCCGGTCTTTTTCGCGTCGGCGCTCACGAATTTTGGGATCGAAACCTTTCTCGACGCATTCGTGGACTTGGCACCCAGTCCCGGCGCGCGGTCTGCGGACCGCGACGATGGAACCGAGCTCTCGGTTGATCCTATCGAGATGCCGTTCAGCGCCTATGTCTTCAAGCTGCAAGCCAATATGAACCCCAAGCATCGTGACAGCACGGCATTTCTTCGGGTCTGTTCCGGACGTTTTGAACGGGATATGGTGGTGAAACATCATCGGCTCGGCCGCGACATTCGTCTGGCGAGACCGCACAGCCTGGTGGCTCAGGAACGCAGCACGGTGGAAGAAGCCTATCCGGGCGATATCATCGGGATCATCAACCCCGGCGTCTTTGCCATCGGTGATACGGTTTCCGCGACCGGCGGCTTCAATTTCAAACCGCTGCCGCAGTTCCAGCCGGAGATCTTTGCGCGTCTTAGACCGACGGATGTCGGCAAGCGCAAGGCGTTCGACAAGGGCTTGTCGCAGATGGCGCAAGAGGGCACCGTCCAGATCATGCGCAGTCTCCATGATGAAGCGTTGATTGCGGCGGTCGGCCGGTTACAGTTCGATGTGCTTCAGTATCGACTGCGCTATGAGTATCGGGTTGAAACCGTGTTGGACGCTCTGCCGTTTACGTGCAGCGCCTGGCTGGATGGGGACCTTGCGACCTTCAAGCCGCCGTCAGCGTCGATGGTGGTGAAGGACCAGCGTGACCGTGTCGTCGTCCTGTTCGGCGATCAGCTCATGAAAACCATCGCGCGCGACCGAAACCCCGATCATACTCTCCGCGATATGGGTTAA
- a CDS encoding sel1 repeat family protein, with amino-acid sequence MTTHRRSRVSIRRISCLWPRVVRVSGELLLATVLIGVFAERSLAAESFLDTECLHKAPAGIALTGHVAKAKSGHVQSMFCAGAIKLYVSREYHNAIPWLEQAANAGHTRAPLVLGILYEQGTGVKEDAASAAKWYQKGVDNGNAAAARRLANLYHLGTGVPHDEAKANELLKKAVEMGDKAAPVFIQKREQDRNDTRPGMTLKAEAYRLYKQKQFEKAAKFYRQCADMGNDDCQLAIGQLYEFGDGVPRDERQAAAWYRKSADQGNPIGQKTLGLLYELGKGVPEDWAEAFRLYFKGAEKFKDSAFAVGRMYEFGMSVPQNRAIAIEWFKKADKLGHPKGAYWAKWLRDYSNCIGFRDQHERNAIGGLRCPADPVGAVFHNSGERTAYIRRIAKEFDRIEAEQAMAQAALSSQTTDTGCTMAGGRWTPDRQATFGGSCN; translated from the coding sequence ATGACCACGCACAGGAGATCGCGTGTCTCAATCCGGCGCATATCCTGCCTGTGGCCCCGGGTGGTGAGAGTCTCAGGGGAGCTGCTGCTCGCAACCGTGCTCATCGGAGTGTTTGCCGAACGATCTCTTGCTGCCGAGAGCTTTCTCGATACAGAATGCCTCCATAAGGCACCCGCCGGTATCGCGCTCACAGGGCATGTCGCCAAAGCCAAGTCGGGCCATGTACAGTCCATGTTCTGTGCGGGCGCGATCAAGTTGTATGTGTCGAGGGAATATCACAATGCGATTCCCTGGTTAGAACAGGCTGCCAATGCGGGTCACACACGAGCGCCGCTTGTGCTGGGAATTCTCTATGAGCAAGGGACCGGCGTGAAGGAGGATGCGGCGTCTGCGGCCAAGTGGTATCAGAAGGGAGTTGATAACGGCAATGCTGCCGCGGCGAGGCGTCTGGCCAATCTGTACCATCTCGGTACGGGCGTTCCACACGATGAAGCGAAAGCGAACGAGCTCTTGAAGAAGGCGGTCGAGATGGGTGACAAGGCGGCTCCTGTCTTTATTCAGAAACGCGAGCAGGATCGCAATGACACGCGACCTGGTATGACGCTCAAGGCGGAGGCCTATCGTTTGTACAAACAGAAGCAGTTCGAAAAGGCGGCCAAGTTCTATCGCCAATGCGCGGACATGGGGAACGACGATTGTCAATTGGCCATAGGACAACTGTACGAGTTCGGAGACGGCGTTCCAAGAGACGAGCGCCAAGCCGCAGCGTGGTATCGCAAATCTGCCGATCAAGGTAACCCCATCGGCCAAAAAACACTGGGACTTCTCTATGAACTTGGAAAGGGTGTTCCAGAAGATTGGGCCGAGGCGTTCCGCCTGTACTTCAAGGGGGCTGAGAAATTCAAGGACTCCGCCTTCGCGGTGGGCCGCATGTACGAGTTCGGGATGTCCGTACCACAAAACCGCGCGATCGCGATCGAATGGTTCAAGAAAGCCGATAAGCTCGGCCATCCCAAAGGCGCTTATTGGGCCAAGTGGCTCCGCGACTATAGCAACTGCATCGGCTTTCGAGATCAGCATGAACGGAATGCTATCGGCGGCCTCCGCTGCCCCGCCGATCCAGTCGGGGCAGTGTTTCACAATAGTGGCGAACGGACCGCTTACATCAGACGGATAGCGAAGGAGTTCGATCGCATCGAAGCCGAACAGGCGATGGCCCAAGCTGCACTCTCAAGCCAAACGACAGACACCGGGTGTACGATGGCCGGCGGCAGATGGACGCCGGATCGGCAGGCTACCTTCGGTGGTTCCTGCAATTAG
- a CDS encoding VOC family protein: MMETMVADYIQHNRAAGVLKAMLDDSGVGFSPVIDHVTIRTLDIDRAAEAFVKLGYAYDETLHYDDWYAKVYRKPGYPALFVDQAYPDERGKTSIIPGWVNAFGDKVFHHVAVRVEDIDQAVARLRLKGVVFAGNIVGGSGGVLRQIFSAPETVGGKPFSVLELAERHRGYQGFLPPQADSLMKSSAGR; the protein is encoded by the coding sequence TTGATGGAAACGATGGTGGCGGACTATATTCAACATAACCGGGCGGCCGGCGTCCTCAAAGCCATGTTGGATGATTCCGGCGTGGGGTTCTCGCCGGTCATCGACCACGTCACGATTCGAACACTGGATATCGACCGCGCAGCCGAAGCGTTCGTCAAGCTGGGATATGCATATGATGAGACCCTGCACTACGACGATTGGTACGCGAAGGTCTACCGAAAGCCCGGGTACCCTGCCCTCTTCGTCGACCAGGCTTATCCGGATGAACGAGGCAAGACCAGTATCATTCCCGGGTGGGTCAACGCATTCGGAGACAAGGTCTTTCATCATGTCGCCGTCCGTGTCGAAGACATCGACCAGGCCGTTGCTCGGCTGCGGCTAAAAGGTGTCGTATTTGCCGGCAATATCGTCGGCGGTTCGGGTGGGGTGCTCAGGCAAATTTTTTCAGCGCCGGAAACCGTCGGTGGAAAGCCTTTTTCCGTCTTAGAACTCGCCGAACGGCACCGGGGGTACCAAGGATTCCTGCCGCCTCAGGCCGACAGTCTCATGAAATCTTCCGCCGGCCGCTAA
- a CDS encoding aldehyde dehydrogenase family protein: protein MSTIHHSALRDLGIQAVNSGGSTGGGWWSGRNDGSLLPSINPSTGEQIAGVYPCSHEDYQRIVKESTEAFRAWRMVPAPKRGEMVRLIGQALREKKDQLGTLVSLEVGKIKAEGDGEVQEMIDMADFAVGQSRMLYGVTMQSERPAHRMSEQWHPLGPIGVITAFNFPVAVWAWNAFVAAIAGDTVIWKPSPKAPLCAVAVQQICNRVMQQQGYSGIFSLFITDQPALAEQMVQDERLPLISFTGSVPVGRRVAAMVGQRLGRTLLELSGNNAVIVDETADLEMAVRAILFGAVGTAGQRCTTTRRLLIHESRYEELVGRLVKAYAQVHIGNPLEPDVLMGPLIDHVAVEGYRAALDEIKKEGGEILCGGHVLNRPGYFVEPAIVKAKTQWPIVQRETFAPILYVMTFQTIDEAIKMHNDVPQGLSSAMFSNDVRRGERFLSASGSDCGIANINIGTSGAEIGGAFGGEKETGGGREAGSDSWKAYMRRQTNTVNWGTELPLAQGIKFGS, encoded by the coding sequence ATGAGCACGATTCATCACTCTGCACTGCGGGACCTGGGCATCCAAGCGGTGAATTCCGGAGGAAGTACCGGCGGCGGCTGGTGGTCCGGCCGCAACGACGGGTCGCTCCTGCCGTCGATCAATCCGTCCACCGGCGAGCAGATCGCCGGGGTCTATCCGTGTTCGCATGAAGACTACCAGCGGATTGTGAAGGAATCCACCGAGGCGTTCCGCGCGTGGCGGATGGTTCCCGCGCCGAAACGCGGTGAAATGGTCCGACTGATCGGCCAAGCCTTACGCGAGAAGAAAGATCAATTGGGCACGCTCGTGTCGTTGGAAGTCGGCAAGATCAAGGCGGAGGGAGATGGGGAAGTCCAAGAAATGATCGACATGGCTGATTTTGCCGTCGGTCAGTCACGGATGCTCTACGGTGTGACCATGCAGTCCGAACGGCCGGCCCATCGGATGAGCGAGCAATGGCACCCGTTGGGGCCGATCGGTGTCATCACGGCGTTCAACTTTCCCGTGGCGGTGTGGGCCTGGAACGCCTTTGTGGCCGCCATCGCCGGCGACACCGTCATTTGGAAACCGTCGCCGAAAGCGCCGCTCTGCGCCGTCGCCGTGCAACAGATTTGTAACCGCGTCATGCAACAACAGGGGTATTCAGGAATTTTTTCGCTCTTCATCACCGATCAGCCGGCCCTTGCGGAGCAGATGGTGCAGGACGAGCGATTACCCCTCATTTCGTTTACGGGATCGGTGCCGGTCGGCCGACGAGTGGCGGCCATGGTCGGTCAGCGATTGGGCCGCACCCTCCTCGAGCTCAGCGGCAACAATGCCGTGATCGTCGATGAGACCGCCGACTTGGAGATGGCTGTGCGCGCGATCCTGTTCGGCGCCGTGGGAACCGCCGGTCAGCGTTGCACAACGACCAGACGTCTTCTTATCCATGAGTCGCGCTATGAGGAATTGGTCGGCAGGCTCGTGAAGGCGTACGCCCAAGTGCATATCGGAAATCCTCTGGAACCGGATGTGCTCATGGGTCCGCTTATCGATCACGTGGCGGTTGAAGGGTATCGGGCCGCGCTCGACGAGATCAAAAAAGAAGGCGGCGAGATTCTCTGTGGCGGACATGTCTTGAACCGGCCCGGCTACTTTGTCGAACCGGCGATCGTCAAAGCGAAAACCCAATGGCCTATCGTCCAGCGCGAGACTTTCGCGCCGATTCTCTACGTCATGACGTTTCAAACCATCGATGAAGCCATCAAGATGCACAATGACGTTCCGCAGGGGCTCTCGTCCGCCATGTTTTCGAACGACGTGCGTCGCGGCGAGCGCTTTCTCTCGGCGTCCGGCAGCGATTGCGGAATCGCCAATATCAACATTGGAACCTCCGGAGCCGAAATTGGAGGAGCGTTCGGCGGAGAAAAGGAAACAGGCGGGGGGCGTGAAGCGGGATCGGACTCCTGGAAAGCCTATATGCGCCGTCAGACCAACACCGTGAATTGGGGAACGGAACTGCCGCTGGCGCAAGGCATTAAGTTTGGCTCTTGA